A portion of the Streptomyces sp. YPW6 genome contains these proteins:
- a CDS encoding lantibiotic dehydratase C-terminal domain-containing protein translates to MTPHPPAVPAAPLTGAWQATHVFYAANPRPFLLNCVRPLVAELEADGLLAGYFFINYWLEGPHVRLRLKPSSTAAEPEVARRTERAVDAFLAERPALYEVDSGFLNDFYNTLFEIEFPGSERGHYTDERGRMNLRPNNSRHREPYEPEFGKYGGPAGIELAEWHFRHSSDLVIDALATKNLHLRTVLLGTAAQLMMVMSSTFLPERAELAQYLDDYYTFWHRAFPGTGFIGTEEYDTNYARTADGLRDRFARVRAATAPPGSARSLPGSLAGWAGHCAELRDRARKLAVDGDLVFRSWDGERDERVTDPAVALPLLLSPYMHMTNNRLHVTIRDEAYLSHVLGRVLRESA, encoded by the coding sequence ATGACGCCCCATCCGCCCGCCGTACCGGCCGCGCCCCTCACCGGCGCCTGGCAGGCCACCCACGTCTTCTACGCCGCCAACCCCCGCCCCTTCCTGCTGAACTGCGTCCGGCCGCTGGTGGCGGAACTGGAGGCGGACGGCCTGCTCGCCGGGTACTTCTTCATCAACTACTGGCTGGAGGGCCCTCACGTACGGCTGCGCCTGAAGCCGTCCTCGACCGCCGCCGAGCCGGAGGTGGCCCGCCGCACCGAGCGCGCCGTGGACGCGTTCCTGGCCGAGCGGCCGGCGCTGTACGAGGTCGACTCCGGGTTCCTCAACGACTTCTACAACACCCTCTTCGAGATCGAGTTCCCCGGCAGCGAGCGCGGCCACTACACGGACGAGCGGGGCCGGATGAACCTGCGCCCCAACAACTCCCGCCACCGGGAGCCGTACGAACCGGAGTTCGGGAAGTACGGCGGGCCCGCCGGGATCGAGCTGGCCGAGTGGCACTTCCGGCACTCCAGCGACCTGGTGATCGACGCCCTCGCCACCAAGAACCTCCACCTGCGCACCGTACTGCTGGGCACGGCCGCCCAGTTGATGATGGTGATGTCCTCCACCTTCCTGCCGGAGCGGGCGGAGCTGGCCCAGTACCTGGACGACTACTACACGTTCTGGCACCGGGCGTTCCCCGGCACCGGCTTCATCGGCACCGAGGAGTACGACACCAACTACGCCCGGACGGCGGACGGGCTGCGGGACCGCTTCGCGCGCGTCCGGGCCGCCACGGCCCCGCCCGGGAGCGCCCGCTCGCTGCCCGGGTCCCTGGCGGGCTGGGCCGGGCACTGCGCCGAACTGCGCGACCGGGCACGGAAACTCGCCGTCGACGGGGACCTGGTCTTCCGCTCCTGGGACGGGGAGCGGGACGAGCGGGTCACCGACCCCGCGGTGGCCCTGCCCCTGCTGCTCTCCCCGTACATGCACATGACGAACAACCGGTTGCACGTCACCATCCGCGACGAGGCCTACCTCAGCCACGTCCTGGGGCGGGTCCTCCGGGAGTCCGCGTGA
- a CDS encoding M50 family metallopeptidase: MSPAPGALAAYRPALRPRVLLSGPLLDGAATVHLIKDAESGNSFKVGAKEHFLIARMDGERSLAEIGEAYAGEYGRRLADAHWQRLLALLGAKGLLSGAPGPKSASASAPPKPASASAPPKPAPASAPPKPAPASAPPKPAPASAPPEKRTLLRGSLPLVADADATTARLHRVCGFLLAPVVLVPLLGLVLAMEAVVVARSGDLLLAVKGLLTNPVLLTGTAVLLWVSTALHELAHGVVARHHGGRVAEIGLRWRLPAVIMYCTVDDYLYLGTRRHRIATAAAGAVMNLVFLLPFCALWLFAPLDDATHEAFAALLLLGSVQAFTMLVPLPPLDGYRIACQLAGATGLAASAGGYLRLALRRAPEAAAYPRRARIAYPVYAAVTVLVLAAAAAAVVAGVHHLLTA, from the coding sequence GTGAGCCCGGCCCCCGGTGCGCTCGCCGCCTACCGCCCCGCGCTGCGACCCCGTGTGCTGCTCAGCGGGCCGCTGCTGGACGGGGCCGCGACCGTCCACCTGATCAAGGACGCCGAGTCCGGGAACTCCTTCAAGGTGGGGGCCAAGGAGCACTTCCTCATCGCCCGCATGGACGGGGAGCGGAGCCTCGCGGAGATCGGTGAGGCGTACGCGGGGGAGTACGGGCGACGGCTGGCCGACGCCCACTGGCAACGGCTCCTGGCCCTGCTGGGGGCGAAGGGGCTGCTCTCCGGAGCCCCCGGACCGAAGTCGGCTTCCGCTTCCGCGCCGCCGAAGCCGGCTTCCGCTTCCGCGCCGCCGAAGCCTGCTCCCGCTTCCGCGCCGCCGAAGCCTGCTCCCGCCTCTGCGCCGCCGAAGCCTGCTCCCGCTTCCGCGCCGCCGGAGAAGCGCACCCTCCTGCGCGGCTCCCTCCCCCTGGTGGCCGACGCCGACGCCACCACCGCCCGCCTCCACCGGGTCTGCGGCTTCCTGCTCGCGCCCGTGGTCCTGGTGCCGCTGCTGGGGCTGGTCCTCGCCATGGAGGCGGTGGTCGTCGCGCGCTCCGGTGACCTGCTGCTCGCGGTGAAAGGGCTGCTGACCAACCCCGTCCTGCTGACCGGCACGGCGGTCCTCCTCTGGGTGAGCACCGCCCTCCACGAGCTGGCGCACGGCGTGGTCGCGCGGCACCACGGCGGGCGGGTCGCCGAGATCGGGCTGCGGTGGCGGCTGCCCGCCGTCATCATGTACTGCACGGTCGACGACTACCTCTACCTCGGCACCCGTCGGCACCGCATCGCCACGGCCGCCGCCGGCGCGGTGATGAACCTGGTCTTCCTGCTCCCGTTCTGCGCGCTGTGGCTGTTCGCCCCGCTCGACGACGCGACGCACGAGGCGTTCGCCGCCCTCCTGCTCCTCGGCAGCGTCCAGGCGTTCACGATGCTCGTGCCCCTGCCTCCGCTGGACGGTTACAGGATCGCCTGCCAGCTCGCCGGAGCCACCGGCCTCGCCGCCTCCGCGGGCGGCTACCTGCGGCTCGCCCTGCGCCGCGCCCCGGAGGCGGCCGCCTACCCGCGCCGGGCCCGTATCGCCTACCCCGTCTACGCGGCGGTCACGGTCCTGGTCCTGGCCGCCGCCGCCGCGGCGGTCGTCGCGGGCGTCCACCACCTGCTGACCGCCTGA